GTCAGGACTGGTGAGAAACCTGTCTTTCCCACCGGGCATCAAACTACAGGGGAACTTTCACTTTTGTCTAAAAATTCTTGAAATCTTCGTATTAACTGAGGTGGCACTTGTGAAAACTTAGAACCAATGCTCTAAATCAAGAATCATGGGTCCAGTTATTTTTCTTcaccccacaggttttctatagGACTTCAGTCTGGTATCACAGTGGAAGGAGGTTTGTATTTGTGCCAGAGATGTGTGGCTGTATTTCAGACAAGTACCCTGCTGAAAGGCCCAGTGGTGGATTGTTTTTAGtccaccaaataaaaaaaaatgttctggtatttcaaagagctatgcacagcatcacagatcctctgctATGCTTTTTCACACATAAGGTTATAGATAAGTTAATGGTGTTGCTGGAAATCTCAGTCTTAGCCTTTCATGACCAAAAATGCTCCTTGTTTTTTCAGTGTCAGATTATATCAGTCCAGTAAAAACTGGTTTATTATAAGGCTTCTTCCACATTGTTACCAAGGTTCCCTTTTATTATGGTGTGTATATAATGCTGGTCTGTACTGTCAGCTATTTCTTACAGACAAGTTCTTTGTCACCGATAAAAACCACTGAGCTAAAAAATGTGTAACACAAAATCTGGAAATACAAGATTTTATTAGAGAATGTAAGCAAGTTACACATAAAAATTTCAGTCGGTACCAGAAACATGAAAATGAGCTTAAATGTATGTTTAGTGTTGCATGTGTGCAGAACTTGGGTGTATATCAAATTTTATGAAATCAGTTTAGGTAACCAGACATGAGCTATGTTGTGGAACATCTCATCAAAGAAAACAACTAAGCTATAAGTGACTCTACTAACAGGAGTGAGACTGGGCACCAGCTAAGACTTCCTCAATCTGGCTGATATAGTTGAGACAAGTTAGAACAAAGAGGACAGAGCAAACACTGCGCCATCAGCACTGATGATTCACACAGCTATGTGAAGAGTGATGGGGCAATGGTCGCTCCCCATTGCCTTGTTACGGATCTTACTGTCGCACAGGCCTGGAACCAGGGAAGATGACAGCAGAAAATAGTCAAGCCTCCAGCCCACGTTCTTAGAGCGGGCGTTCATCATGTAGGTCCAGAAGGTGTAGGCGTAGGCCTGCTCAGGGTAGAGCTCGCGGAAGCTATCCACGAAGCCGGCCTCCAGCAGCTTTCTGAAACCTTCACGCTCCTCTGGTGTGAAACCCGCATTCTTCTTGTTGCCCTTTGGGTTCTTCAGGTCGATCTCCTGGTGTGCAACATTGAGATCGCCGCACAGCACCAGGGGCTTCTCTATGTCGAGCTCGCTCAGGTAAGCTCGGAAGTCCACATCCCAGATTTTGCGATAATCTAAGCGGACGAGGCCTCTGCTGGCGTTGGGGACGTAGGCTGTTACGAGATAGAAGTCTGGGAACTCGGCGGTGATGACGCGCCCCTCCTTATCATGCTCCTCTTTGCCTGGAGAATTGGAtacgttttcttttttcattcaaTACTTAAAACATTTAGTATGACAAAggcagattttcagttttttagagTCCACAGGACCTATtgacctgcatgttttagattttaattgaCACATCAGGATTTCTGAAGTGACACTCCAATAAAAGGATGCAGGCAGCTACTGATGCATCTTAATTATAtcaaccaaaaacaaaagtatttcagtaattcaattaaaaagtgaaacactCAGATTTATAACACACAATGTGGTAAACTAAGAATATGGCTTTGTAACCAAAATAAGTTTTTGATCactttctaatttattaattaaGACACCTGTAATATCTTTCCAGCTGTAGAAAACTCTAGAGCTAGACTGAGACAGGCCAAGACCTAGGTAGTCTTCCATCATCCAACAACAATTAAAATTTCAAAAGCATCCTAGCAGGTTATGTTAACACTGTTTCATGAGCCTTTGAACCGCTGTCATGCTTTCCTTGGCTGGTTATGTACACAAAAATAAAGTAGTGTTTACACAGGAAATGGGGGTTGGAGATGGTGCACCACCAATGAACATCCAGTGGGAAACATACTAAGAATGGAACCATTGTTTTTGGCTAGAGTAACCTCCCAGTTCAaaaggacacatctaaaacatgtgaGACAATAGGTCCAGAGGACTGAAGCCAAAAACCAGTTATACGTTGTGCTTCAACAGACCAACCTATTACTCACCAATTCCATAAGTGACTTTCAGAGGTTTGGTCTTGCACAGCATGGCTACACCACTGTATCCCTCCTTGTCGTCGGACACAGCCCAGTACTTGTGGGGGTACTCGGGCATGGATGTGATCTCGGCAGGAAGTGCTTTCTCAGAACACTTTGTCTCTTGGAGGCACAGAACATCTGGCGCCTCCTCACGCACCCACTGGGAACAAGTATGACAGTTtgctttaatttagtttttttttttttataatgggAAATCGGCGGACTGATCTTTTTACTGCACACTCACATCCAGTCCATTTTTTTTCACCCACGCCCTGAGCCCATCCACGTTCCAGGAAGTGATCTTCATGTTGGTGCTGCGTCCATCCTTGCTTGTCATTTTGTCAGGGGGATCATCATACAATATTGGGGCTTCTGGTTCCTTAGATTTCTTGGCCTTCTTTGTAGAAGCTGAAGGGAGATCATCAAAGGAAAGATGTTGGATAATGGATTTAGTGTTTCTTACCATTCAAATCATTATTTGGAAACAACAATTTTCTTTATGTCTTAGTACCAGAGCCTGCATCATTCTCCCCCTCTGCAGCCGCCCCATCTGTGTTCTTGCCTCTCTTCATACTGGAGCTGGCTCTGCAAGCAAACACACCTCGCACACACCCAGCACGCACACACAACAGCACCTGCACCGCtcgagagaaaaaaaaaaagactgaatatTAGCAATATTAAATAAGGAGGACAACTCTAAGGTGGTTCATCACTGTGGGTAATAACGTTCTGTTTTCTGTCAGTGTGGAATCACTGCATTAGGTGACAATTACAACACTTTTACAACCATTTTACATTCTAATAAATACAACATAAAAGAGGAAAATTGTGCTTCAGGTTAGAAGTAGAAGTTTTTAGTCAAATGTAAAATACTTTCCTTCCTAACTTGTATCGATTGTTATTAAAGCTGCACaatatttcaaagaaaaatcatcactGCAATTTCAATGTAAGCAATATATCAGTCCCAAcggatttttttatattttagggtCCACACATTCAAACTGTTTGCTAATAATAGATTTGGCCAATTTAACAGACTTTCACTGACTTTTATTCCCTAGTCTGATACAGATTGAGGTGACTGTGAGGCTAAAGTTTAAGGTCAGTATTCTGCggatagaaaagaaaaagaagagtgAGGAAAATTAACTGAAATCAATATGGTCATCCCCATTTAGCAATAATATTgaaatttcatgtttttctaacatTGCTGCCCTAATTTTAATTCTATCAGAGTACATGCTGCTGGATGATTCTTTTATACGCCAAAAATGGTGAGAGTTcctaattttgatgcatttcGTAAAAACGAAAACGAAGGATATCAGACTTTTCATTATTTGCCGTTCACAGAAGTTAAAACCAGGAAAGGGAAAACTGATCATTGAACCTCTGGTTCTAACATTTCAAAACTGCCATGAAGTATAACCCTGTTCATTTGCATCAAAGGaatacaataataaataatgaaatactTTGCTTCTACTGTTTTGATTCGTATATAGGACCAACTACAGACACTAAGGGAGATACAGCACCATGATCATGGCATGTACTGTACCTTGGATATGAAATGTTTATGGTCTGACTATCATGGAAATGAGTTCGGAATGCGTGTGCATGCTAATGTTGCTAAAATACCCGCAACACGTGTGCGAGGTTtgacaaacacaaaatatgGTTTGAAGCCTTAAACAGATTCGTTCACAAGCAATGCCGGAAACTCATCTTTGATGGTAATTTCACTCTGATGGAAGCTACAATACTTGCAAATATTACGCCCGAATAAAGACATGGCTGTGAAAAAACTGTTAATCACAGAGAAAGTGAGCTATTAAGCAATTTCCTCATATACTGGTTCAGCTAATACCAAATGTGCTAAGGCTAGCTGTGGCtcaaacaaagaagcaacagagAGAGTAGCAACAAGCGGCCTGCAGGACTGAACGATCAGCAAGCTTTTCATTAGCTCGATAGATTCCTCAACAAATGCAAATGTGCCTAATTAAGCTTTTCACGTTTGGCACCATTTAGGAAAATGACATGCAAATATATTCTTACTCGCACTTTCACAACAGGACGAGCAGCACTTCCAAGTCAGGCTCAGTCACTCCCCCCCAaacacagagcagaaacacGGATCACTCTGACCACGTGCTGCTTGGACTCCATAGCTGCCTTCACATGTGcctgaaaatatacaaaaacacgTTTTCCTCACGCATCAGCAAAGAAAACCGTGTACACTCTACTTAGTGCTTTATAGTGTTAAGTATTCTGCTATATCACGTCTGGTCTGACCCAGAGCTTTTTTTTTCGATAAGGCGAGTTTCCCAGCTCCTAATGTTTGGGTCCTTTAGCTGTCTATGGAGCAGCTCAGGAGTTCAAAACTGCAGCTGTGGAAATGAACGCGGAGTGAGAGCAACAAAAAGAAACTTAAAAACTCGGTAAACCTTTGTTTTGATGCTCGAATATTAGAAAACAATATTCGGAAGACCGATAAGCTGCAGCTAGAGGAGGCGCTAATGGCACAGCTACTGTCAATGCTGTCGGTTAGTTTTCCTTAATTAGGGAGTTATAGAGCTAGATATGTGTTTACTCCTCTAAAGGAGTATCTAGCCGTAACACTAATAATTGTGCAAAACATGTTATGCCAGGATAATATTTTGACTGAAAGTCTAATACATAATATCTAACTAGCTAGCTAgctataaatgttaaatgaaaaCAGCGAAGCAATATTTATCTTTAGCTAAATTTATATTGCTTCCACCATAGTATCTATAGTGTAGTGTGTTTCTAATTTcaatcaaattatttaaaattgttaaaTATAGTAGGAAATGTACTGCATAGAAGTCACCGTTTAGAGTCATAGGTACAGGTGGAGGAACGCTCATGTTTACAGGTGTAGCCTAGCGATGGTTGACACCCCTGgcctattattttaaatttatttaactgTTCGATATATTcgaatttttttcatttaattttttttactagGGTCAAAATACAGTGAAATGTTCCATGGGCAATATTTCCCCCTTactgagtttttctgtttttgcctcACTGTCTGTCACTCACTGTCACACATCAGAGAAAAATAACCACACTGACAAAATCcagttttttaaatgacttCATGATTTCCTTTCAAGGGTAAAAagttatgcaaaaaaaaaaacccgcataaaataataatatgtttaattcagtttcagctgTTACTGTGAGACCAGAAAAAATTAGAAATCACTTTAATAGTATCTGTATGGCaaaatgaagtaggctaaaagatcgcaaaaagcaaaacatcagaTCCTGATGTAAACAAATTcaagatgaaaatgtttttgttacttttatcCGTTTTTACAGGttgcaaatgcatttttaaGGCTACGAATAAAACGAACATTGTGAACATTTCCAGGACTGACCagtctaccaaaattactctacATACATTTTTTAGCTGCCATGACTGTTGTGATTGGATTCGAAGGAAGTGCCAACAAAATTGGCATCGGTATCATAAGGGATGGTGAAGTGCTGTCCAACCCAAGACGGACATACATTACACCACCCGGCCAAGGCAAGCTCTGTTAAACCCCTACCTCACCCTTCAATGTCCACAACTGACAAACCTGTCTGAACCTGACAGCACTGGTTTTATTCACTGCAGGGTTCATGCCGAGTGACACAGCCAGGCATCATCGCGCAGTCATACTGACTGTCCTGAAGGAGGCGCTGGAGCAAGCACAGTTGAAGCCCGCAGACATCGACTGCGTGGCGTACACTAAAGGTAACAAAAACCTGAGACCAACTCAGCGTAGCACAGGATTGCAAAGTGGAAAGGAAATAATTAaactatttttataaataagactttaaaacaatctgtttttgtttgttgtgactttatttttttgttttgataggATGTTTTCTGCATTGACTACAGTAGAAAATCAAAAGATACATCTTTTTTTAGCTTTCAGGGAACCGAGTGGAAAACGTTCCTGTTGATAACTCCTCTCTCTTTCCGTTATCTTGGGCTTCAGGCCCAGGTATGGGTGCCCCTCTGGTCACAGTAGCCATCGTCGCTCGCACAGTCGCACAGCTGTGGGGGAAGCCCCTCCTCGGAGTCAACCACTGTATCGGACACATTGAGATGGGGCGACTCATAACCAAGGCCTACAACCCCACTGTTCTTTACGTTAGCGGGGGCAACACCCAGGTGGGTTTCAGCCTCATTCCTGACAAAAAAAGCCACTGATATTTTACAGCAGATATTAAGAATCGGCTATTGATCAAACAGCTCAGAAATTAAGAATATGGAAGTGTTTGTATATCCAGATTTTAACTGTCCTATTACATTGTTTAAATATTGTGTTCTTCCTCCTATTCATCCTTTTTGTGTCCTCACTTTAACCTTCCCCAAGTTCTTTCTTTCGCATGCTCATGCGTGAGCATCTGCTGCATGTGGAGAGGAGAACGAGTGTGAGGTTTTCTCAAGGTTTAGAATTCACTTTTTACAGTGGTGATTCACTTTTCCTATTTTTCAACACggtcttgtttttcttgtgtttctttCATATTTGCAGCACCGAGCTTTTATCTGGGTGTGATGGCCGGAAGGAAATCCGGTTCTGATTGCTTTAGGAGCCTTTCCCATCGCCATGGTATTAAAATACCGGTTGGCATGGATTTCTCGGTTGAGGAGTGTGGTTTAACTGTTGGGGAACTTGTCGGTTGTGAAAGCGTGGTGGTTATGTTTCTGGACTCTATTGACAAGGTGAATAGCGTAGTTGAGAGGGCAATTGTACTGAAAAATATGCAAACTTCTGTATTCCCTCAAATGAACCCAGCAAAAAGGATCATCCTGTCTAATCTGCCTCCTTTTATTAGTGATGATGTGTTGCTGAAGGAATTGTCACATCATGGTCAGATTGTGTCAGCAATGAAAATGCTCCCATCTGGTTGTAAATCAGCAAAGTTGAAAAACGTTTCTTTTAGAAGACAAGTGTTTAAGAttctaaaaaaatgttaatgagGATAGTAATGAAATTTAAGGTTGATGGATATGATTATACTATTTTTGCAACAACAGAAACCATGAGGTGTTTTGGATGTAATCAGGAAGGGAACTCTGTCCGTAATTGCCCTGATTAGGTTAAAAAAGAGGCAGAGTTTGTTCAGGTTAATGAAAATGCTGGGGAAGGGACATCAGATGTGGCTGAAGCTTCAGCAGTTAATGAAGGTGAAGGATGTTCAGCTGGCAGCAAAAGGAAAACAGTTTCAACAATTAATGCAGGAGAACAAAGAGAACTTCGCAATCAGGAAAGCATTGTGGTTGCCTCTAATTCTGCTGAAGTGTGTGAGGAATTGAGCCAAACGTCTACACAAGGAGTTCAACAGGGAATGGATGTTGATGAATCAGTTCACAGTGGAGGAAACCTGATCAGGGACgattaaagtgtttttaaggTACCCAACActaaaagaaaacctaaagAATTTAAAGGGGCAAAATCTAAAGAGATGGAGGTAAAAGAAAAGGGTGGAGAAGAGAGTGAGTTTGATGCTTTAACTGACTGATAGTGATAGTCTTCTGACTCCTCTATTCCTGATGGCCAGAGAACTAATGGATACAGTCTAGAACAGATTAGAAGTTTTTTGG
This portion of the Girardinichthys multiradiatus isolate DD_20200921_A chromosome 17, DD_fGirMul_XY1, whole genome shotgun sequence genome encodes:
- the apex1 gene encoding DNA-(apurinic or apyrimidinic site) endonuclease, with the translated sequence MKRGKNTDGAAAEGENDAGSASTKKAKKSKEPEAPILYDDPPDKMTSKDGRSTNMKITSWNVDGLRAWVKKNGLDWVREEAPDVLCLQETKCSEKALPAEITSMPEYPHKYWAVSDDKEGYSGVAMLCKTKPLKVTYGIGKEEHDKEGRVITAEFPDFYLVTAYVPNASRGLVRLDYRKIWDVDFRAYLSELDIEKPLVLCGDLNVAHQEIDLKNPKGNKKNAGFTPEEREGFRKLLEAGFVDSFRELYPEQAYAYTFWTYMMNARSKNVGWRLDYFLLSSSLVPGLCDSKIRNKAMGSDHCPITLHIAV